ACATAGACCTGCCTTGCCGTCATCGGCACCGGCGTCAGCGGCCGGACGAAATTCATCACCAGTTCCAGTGGTTGGCCTTCGAAGCGACCTTTCAAGAAATTCTCGTGAGAATGATGGTGGCCGTCGATGAAGCCCGGCGATATCAACAGCCGGCTGGCATCGATGACGATGCCCTCCGGCGGCCGCGCGCCCGCCTGCTGCAGGTCGGCGATCCTGTCGGCGGCGATGAAGATATCCATCGTCCGGCCGGCCGTGTCGCCGACCAGCGTCGCCGACGTCAGCGTGATCCTGTCCTGCATCACGCCACCTCCATGATGCAGTCGACCTCAACGGAGGCGTTGAAGGACAGCCCGCCGATGCCGATGGCGAGGCGCGTATGGGTTCCAGCTTCACCCAGTGCCGCTATCAGCACGTCCGAACATCCGTTGAGCACCAAATGCTGTTCGGTAAATCCGGGCCCTGAATTGATATAGCCGGTCAGTCGGACGAGTTGGCGGATGCGGTTGAGATCGCCGAGCGCGGTATAAGCGCGATTCAGCAGGCCGGTCGCGCAGGACCGTGCGGCATCATATCCCTGCTCGACGCCAATCTGGCTGCCCAACTGTCCGGTGATCCCGCAGATCGCCCCATCATATTCCATCGCCGAGAGCTGGCCGGAAAAATATAGCAAATTGCCCGTCCGTATGACCGGCTTGTAGCGGCTGATCGGTTCGCGATAGCCATCCAGCACGATGCCCATCGCTGCCAGTCTCTCGGTAATCGTCTTGGACATGCTGATCACTCGCATCCATCAGGTGTGGGAAAAGAAACGGAGGAACTGCTTTGTTTCCGGTTGTTGCGGATTACGGAATAGTTCGTCTGGCGTTCCCGCCTCGCAAACGCGGCCATCGGCCATGAAGATGACTTGCGATCCAACGTCCGCAGCAAACCTCAGCTCATGGGTGACCACCACCATGGTCATGCCGGAACGGGCCAGATCGAGCATCACGTCCAGCACCTCGTGAACCAGCTCCGGATCCAGCGCCGAGGTCGGTTCGTCGAACAGGATTACTTTCGGCTCCATGGCCAGCGACCGGGCGATCGCCACCCGTTGCTGCTGGCCGCCGGAGAGTTGTGACGGTCGCTTGTGCATGTGCTCGGAAAGATGGACACGCTCCAGCGCTGCCGCAGCCGTTTCGCGGGCAGCCACCTTTGTCATCCCGCGCACCCGCTGCGGCCCGATGGCAACATTGTCCAGCGCGGTCAGATGCGGGAAAAGGTTGAACCGCTGGAACACGAAACCGATATGCGTTCGCTGCGCTGCAATCGCTGCCTCAGTATCGGAAGCCCATTTGCCGCCGTCGCCAATAAAGCTGCCGCCCAGAGTTACCTCTTCGAGATAAACGACGCCGGAGGTCGGGGTTTCCAGATGGTTGAGGCAGCGCAGAAGCGTCGTTTTGCCGGAGCCGGAAGCGCCGAGTAAAACCACGGTGGACTGCCGCGGCACTAAAAGATCCACGCCTTTCAGCACGTCGTGCTTGCCGAAAGATTTCCGCAGGTTTTCTGTCCTAAGCATGGGAACTGTCGAGGTCATCTAGTCACCACTTCGGCAGGGTTTTTTCGAGATAGCGAGACATGACGGTCAACACCTTAACGATCACGTAATAGTAAATCGCCAGCAGGCCGTAGATCTCCAGCGGGGCGAAATACATGGACACGAGGGATTGGCCGGAACGAGTAAGCTCGAACACCGATATGGCTGAAAGCAGCGATGTGTTCTTGGTGAGATTCACCACCTCGTTCGTCGCCGGCGGTACTATCTGGCGAAGCGTTTGCGGCAGCAGGATCCAGATCAGCGTTTGGCGCTCGCGCATGCCGATCGAGCGGGCCGCCTCCGATTGGCCCTTTTCGATGGAGCCAACTGCACCGCGGACGGTCTCGGAAATAAAGGCGGCACCGTTGAGCGACAGGGCGGCAACCCCGGCCCAGAATTCATTAAGTTCCAGGCCGAAGCCGGGCAGGACAAAATAGACGAAGAAGATCTGCACCAGCAATGGCGTACCGCGGATCACGTCAACATAGGCGTTGACCGGCAGGCGGATCAGCCGCGACTCCGACAGCGACATTAGTCCAAGCGCAATCCCCAGCGCGATCTCCGCGATGCCAGCCAAGATTGCGATCTCGATGGTCACGACCGAGGCCTTAGCCAGAAGCGGCATGGCCATCCAGACAATATTCCAGTCAATCATATGAATAACCTGCCGAGAGAGCATCCGGCGGCACTGTTGCCGCCGGACCGTAGATCATTCCAGAACTGGAATTTCGGCGGGCATATCGAAGGCGACGCCAAACCACTTCTTTTGCAGCTCGGCGAGCTTGCCGCTTTTGGAGGCCGCCAGCAGCTGTTCATCGATATACTTGCGCAACTCTTCGTCGTCCTTGCGAATACCAATGCCTGCAAGGCTGCTGCCGGCGACCTTCTGCACCAGCGCATATTTTCCAGGAGCATTTTTGATAACGAGGCCGAGATTGGTCATGTTGCTGATCACCCCGTCGACCGTGCCCTGATTGAGGGCGAGGATCGACATCGGTTCGGAATCGAACACCTTGACCTCGCCGAATCCTTTGCCCTTGGCCTTTTCTACCTGCGCGTTGAATTTCGGCATCGAAGCCTCTTCCGGTGTCCCTGCCTTAATGGCGATCGGCTTCCCGGACATGTCGTCGAACGACTTGATTTTCCCATCGTCCTCGGCGCGCACCAGCATGGCAAGCGAAGAGTCGGCGTAGGGAATGGAGAAGTTGACCTTTGCCATCCGCTCCTTGGTGTAGGACAGCGAGCTCATGATGATGTCGAACTTGCCAGCTAGCAGCGCCGGAACAATGCCCGACCACTGGGTATCGACGAAATCCGGCTTAACGCCGAGATCCTTGAACATCAGCTCCGCCAGATCGACGTCGTAGCCGACGATGACGCCGTTCTCCCGGTAGCTGAAAGGTGCAAAGACGCCTTCGACGCCAATCTTGATTGCCCCGTCCGATTTGATTGAAGCAAGCGTACGCTCGGCCGCCACGGCTGCAGATCCCAAACCTGCCATTATGGTGATGCCGACAGCGGTAGCGGTAAAAAGCATTCTGCGCGTGAATTTCTGCATGACGTTCCCCTTTAATTATTGCCGGGACGAGCATCCCGGAGGCGCAACAATCATGTAATACATTATACAATGCAAGTAAACTGATAAAAAATAAGCATTAAAGTGATAAAAAATAGGCAGTATGAAGCATTTTTGTGCACACAATGTATAAAAGTTCATACTATCGCAAACAAAATCAGCAACAATAGAATTGCATAAATATTTTATATGTATATAATCATAATTGTTACTGACAGGAAATAATATGTTATAGATATATTGTCGCCGAGATTCATTACGTGGTTTTGAGTTTTAATGATGGGGCGCCGACCGTACTGGCGAGCTCGTCTTGCCACTCCACCGCGATACCGGTCATCCACACTTAGCCGCGCGCTTCAGATTCTCGACAAAGGGTAGGGTGGCTAGAACGCAGCCCCCTTCGCGAACTTAGTATGTACCGGTTGTCGAGGCGTCTTTCACGATCGGCTCATCGACAAGTGCGTAGGCGAGCCGCGAACCTGTCAGCCGACAACTTTAAAAGTCGACAGGCCGTCAACTAGCCAGGAATGCGCGTGTGCCGCTTGGAGGGAATGGATACCATAGTTGGATTCCGAGATTTCAATGCCGAACCAGTGATGCAAAGGCGATTGAAAATTGAATTCGAGACACACGAACTTAATGTCGTTTGTTTGCAGTGACGGATACCCGTCCAACTGCGCGCTCAATTGATCGTAGGTCGGAATCTCGTTTGTCGAACTGTTCCAGACCTCGACCACGTCACCTCGTTTCCACCAGTCGGTAATGCCGATTTCGATGTTGTCGAGGGTTCGGCATAAAGCACTTTTCCCGATATGATCCTCAAGGGGCATTGCGTCTTCGAGGCGCGAGAGAAACTCTGGAAGGTCTCTCCAATCGTCGGCCCCGGCGCAGGCCAAAGCCCGACTGACGAATTCGAGTGTTCCACGATCATGCTCCAGACCGCGCCGTCGCTGACCGAAGAAGAAGTTTCTGCCGTCCGAGAGCTTGAAGCAGAATTCTACAGCTACGTCGGCCTCCCGTCCGGCCAGCGTCTTTTGTATGGCATCCGACGAGGGTAGCTCATCCGGAGCGAAGCGCCACGCTTCCATCCAATTCGCATCGAAGGCGATTTGGACACGAAACGGCGGTCGAGTGACTGCATCGCAAAGCCTTTCAGGTAGGGAATATCCGAGCTTCATATTTAGACATCTTTTTCTGAGGAGGGAGTTTCGGTTCGTCGCGGGCAATAATGATGAGGTGGGACCTCTGCAGAAGTAGCACCATATGGTGCGGGGCCAGAGGAGCCGATCGCCGACAATATGACAGGAGGCCAGCTCCTAAAACAGCATACCATTCACCCGATGGTGCGGGGGATGGAAACAGTCCCACTCACATCGCCCATCCAGTACATTCCTCGTTACGTACAGCATAGATGTATTTGATCCTGGGTTCGACAGCATGATACCCATATCGATGTCAGTTTCATGAGGTCACACCTAGAGTTCGACACCTTCGCATTGTATCGAACGCGGCGAAAACTGAGATTAAACCTGCTACACCTCCAACGAAGGATTAAGCTCATGGAACCCAGTTTTCGCTCGCATGTAAAGCAGCTGTTCGGCGCGGCGGCCATCATCGTGCTGGCCACGGTATTGCCTGCCTCTGTCGCCTGGTCTGAGGACGCCAAAGAACTACTGTTCGCGACCGATCCCACCTATCCGCCATTTGAATTCACCAAAAACGGGGTATTGACGGGCTTTGATATCGACCTGGTCGAGGCGATAGCCAAGGCTGAGGGTTTCAAGGTTAAGTTCGAGAACGTCCCGTTCGACGGGATTATCCCCGCACTCAAGGCAGGAACTTATGACGCAGCGGTCGCGGCAATGGTTGCGACGGAAGAGCGTGCGAAGTCCATCGACTTTTCCGACCCCTACTTCAAAACGGGTCTGGTGATTATCGTCGGTTCCGCGGACAACACCATTCTTGGAGAGAAAGATCTCGCGGATAAGAGAATTGCCGTGGAAGTGGGTTCTGTAGGCGCAGCTAAAGCCGCAAAGGTACCTGGTGCCCAAGTCAGCACGTTCAACGGCTCACCGCCGACTTTCATCGAACTCTCCAACGGAAACGTAGACGCTGTTATTGCGGATGGCGCTTCGTCGAACTACGCAGTGGCAACGGGCGCGGTGAAGGGGGTAAAGATACTACCTGATCCACTTTCGACCGATGACTATGCGATCGGGTTTCCGAAAGACTCGGAGAACGCTGATCTTGTCAATGACGGCTTGAAGAAAGTCATGGCTAACGGCGAGTACACCCGGATCTACAAGCAGTGGTTTGGCGTAGAGCCTCCAAAAAACTAAGATCGCTTCAACAATGTTCTCGTTCGGCTCAATTCACGAAATTGCCGGACGAGAACACCCGTCGTCGCGGACGATATCGAAAAGATTGATCTTCATGTCGCATTTCCAAACCATGTTCAACAGCTTCCCGATCCTTCTTTCAGCTGCGGGAATAACTGTGCTTCTGGCATTTCTCGCGTATTGTGCGAGCCTGATCCTTGGAACGATTGTCGCCATAGCTCGGCTAAGCGAGATCAAAACGGTGAGGTTCCTGACAATACTCTACGTGGATTTTTTCAGAGGGACGCCGCTGATCGTTCAATTGTTTATGATTTACTTCGGTATTCCATCGTTCATCCAGGAATTCGGCCTGTCTTTCCGCTTTGACAGGTTCTACGCCGCAATCCTCGCTCTCAGCCTTTATGGCTCTGCATATGTGGCCGAAGTCTTGAGGACGGGCATTCTGTCACTCGGACTTGGTCAATGGGACGCGGCACGCGCATTAGGTTTGCGGACCTCGTTGGTTTGGCTCCTGGTTGTTCTGCCACAAACGTTTCGCCGTTCCATACCCTCTCTGGGCAATGAAGCAA
This genomic window from Pararhizobium capsulatum DSM 1112 contains:
- a CDS encoding RidA family protein — protein: MSKTITERLAAMGIVLDGYREPISRYKPVIRTGNLLYFSGQLSAMEYDGAICGITGQLGSQIGVEQGYDAARSCATGLLNRAYTALGDLNRIRQLVRLTGYINSGPGFTEQHLVLNGCSDVLIAALGEAGTHTRLAIGIGGLSFNASVEVDCIMEVA
- a CDS encoding amino acid ABC transporter ATP-binding protein, encoding MTSTVPMLRTENLRKSFGKHDVLKGVDLLVPRQSTVVLLGASGSGKTTLLRCLNHLETPTSGVVYLEEVTLGGSFIGDGGKWASDTEAAIAAQRTHIGFVFQRFNLFPHLTALDNVAIGPQRVRGMTKVAARETAAAALERVHLSEHMHKRPSQLSGGQQQRVAIARSLAMEPKVILFDEPTSALDPELVHEVLDVMLDLARSGMTMVVVTHELRFAADVGSQVIFMADGRVCEAGTPDELFRNPQQPETKQFLRFFSHT
- a CDS encoding amino acid ABC transporter permease, whose protein sequence is MIDWNIVWMAMPLLAKASVVTIEIAILAGIAEIALGIALGLMSLSESRLIRLPVNAYVDVIRGTPLLVQIFFVYFVLPGFGLELNEFWAGVAALSLNGAAFISETVRGAVGSIEKGQSEAARSIGMRERQTLIWILLPQTLRQIVPPATNEVVNLTKNTSLLSAISVFELTRSGQSLVSMYFAPLEIYGLLAIYYYVIVKVLTVMSRYLEKTLPKW
- a CDS encoding transporter substrate-binding domain-containing protein, with product MQKFTRRMLFTATAVGITIMAGLGSAAVAAERTLASIKSDGAIKIGVEGVFAPFSYRENGVIVGYDVDLAELMFKDLGVKPDFVDTQWSGIVPALLAGKFDIIMSSLSYTKERMAKVNFSIPYADSSLAMLVRAEDDGKIKSFDDMSGKPIAIKAGTPEEASMPKFNAQVEKAKGKGFGEVKVFDSEPMSILALNQGTVDGVISNMTNLGLVIKNAPGKYALVQKVAGSSLAGIGIRKDDEELRKYIDEQLLAASKSGKLAELQKKWFGVAFDMPAEIPVLE
- a CDS encoding basic amino acid ABC transporter substrate-binding protein — protein: MEPSFRSHVKQLFGAAAIIVLATVLPASVAWSEDAKELLFATDPTYPPFEFTKNGVLTGFDIDLVEAIAKAEGFKVKFENVPFDGIIPALKAGTYDAAVAAMVATEERAKSIDFSDPYFKTGLVIIVGSADNTILGEKDLADKRIAVEVGSVGAAKAAKVPGAQVSTFNGSPPTFIELSNGNVDAVIADGASSNYAVATGAVKGVKILPDPLSTDDYAIGFPKDSENADLVNDGLKKVMANGEYTRIYKQWFGVEPPKN
- a CDS encoding amino acid ABC transporter permease, which translates into the protein MSHFQTMFNSFPILLSAAGITVLLAFLAYCASLILGTIVAIARLSEIKTVRFLTILYVDFFRGTPLIVQLFMIYFGIPSFIQEFGLSFRFDRFYAAILALSLYGSAYVAEVLRTGILSLGLGQWDAARALGLRTSLVWLLVVLPQTFRRSIPSLGNEAIGMLKNTSLVSIIGYEELFRRGQLIVAESYQPFEIYTVVALIYLSLTILTSILNRALESRFKTI